One window of Mesorhizobium sp. WSM4904 genomic DNA carries:
- a CDS encoding anthrone oxygenase family protein has protein sequence MYVFLEVLTVILVASAMAMALAHALELPGKLRLGREEYFVVQRIYYPGFTVGGGIAEIGGIIATFALMLTSGGPVHFRLIAGALAALLIMQLVFWVMTQPVNKHWLQEVELSSPAKRFFATEGNDGTPLPSAEEWTALRNRWELSHVLRAVLAMLSLILLTMAIAIRSA, from the coding sequence ACCGTCATCCTGGTGGCAAGCGCGATGGCCATGGCGCTCGCCCATGCGCTGGAGTTGCCGGGCAAATTGCGGCTTGGCAGAGAGGAGTATTTTGTCGTCCAACGCATCTACTATCCGGGCTTTACGGTCGGAGGCGGCATCGCCGAAATCGGCGGGATCATTGCGACGTTTGCGTTGATGCTGACCTCGGGCGGCCCTGTCCATTTCCGGCTGATCGCCGGCGCGTTGGCTGCGCTCCTCATCATGCAGCTTGTTTTCTGGGTCATGACCCAGCCGGTCAACAAACACTGGCTGCAAGAGGTGGAATTGAGCTCTCCGGCTAAGCGCTTCTTCGCAACCGAGGGCAATGACGGAACCCCGCTCCCGTCAGCGGAAGAGTGGACGGCGCTTCGTAACCGCTGGGAACTCTCGCATGTTCTCCGCGCGGTGTTGGCGATGCTGAGCCTGATCCTGCTGACCATGGCAATCGCCATCCGCAGTGCCTGA
- a CDS encoding (2Fe-2S)-binding protein, translated as MEVNGQAVEAEASAVSRLSRFLRDVLGLTGVKEGCCEGECGSCTVLLDGKPVNSCLMLTFQAAGHKIITVEGLGESSGLQDAFLQLGAVQCGYCTPGILMAAEGLLRASPNPLEVEIRHALAGNVCRCTGFEIIIQAVAAHAAAREVAR; from the coding sequence TTGGAAGTCAACGGTCAGGCGGTCGAGGCAGAGGCTTCGGCCGTCTCGCGGCTGAGCAGGTTTCTTCGCGATGTCCTTGGCCTGACAGGTGTCAAGGAAGGCTGTTGCGAAGGGGAGTGCGGATCCTGCACCGTGCTGCTGGATGGGAAGCCGGTCAACTCCTGCCTGATGCTGACGTTCCAGGCCGCGGGGCACAAAATTATCACCGTCGAGGGACTCGGCGAAAGCAGCGGCCTGCAAGATGCGTTCCTGCAATTGGGCGCGGTGCAATGCGGTTATTGCACGCCGGGCATCTTGATGGCTGCCGAGGGTCTCTTGCGCGCCAGCCCCAACCCGCTCGAAGTCGAAATCCGCCACGCGCTGGCGGGCAATGTCTGCCGCTGCACGGGCTTCGAGATCATCATTCAAGCTGTTGCCGCCCATGCTGCCGCTCGTGAGGTGGCTCGTTGA
- a CDS encoding DUF2249 domain-containing protein, which translates to MSETEVVSQPQLDVRAIPPVERHPRIFGIVQALAEGQSFVIVNDHDPRPLRYQMEARYPGLFDWEYLQQGPDIWRVEIKRLQSGCDCCCGG; encoded by the coding sequence ATGTCTGAAACCGAAGTCGTATCCCAGCCCCAACTGGACGTGCGCGCCATCCCGCCTGTGGAGCGCCACCCTCGGATCTTCGGGATTGTCCAGGCACTAGCCGAGGGCCAATCCTTCGTCATTGTGAACGATCACGATCCGCGACCTTTACGCTATCAGATGGAAGCCAGGTATCCTGGCCTGTTCGATTGGGAATACCTGCAGCAAGGGCCGGACATTTGGCGCGTTGAGATCAAGAGATTGCAGTCCGGCTGCGATTGTTGCTGCGGCGGCTGA